The proteins below are encoded in one region of Tepidisphaeraceae bacterium:
- the proC gene encoding pyrroline-5-carboxylate reductase has protein sequence MTFELGIIGAGNMAEAIAAGVLSAGVLHGEQIIASNHNADRLGEFAKRLGGLATTSDNRQVAAQSRVVLLCVKPAKLGEVLREIAPAAHHDAIYVSVAAGITTRFIESQLGAAANWRAIRTMPNTPMAVGEGAVGLARGAFATDADVLATRRLLESCADVIEVPEDKIDAVTAVSGSGPAYFFFMVEQMTRAGVELGLTEPQARSLAAKTALGAGKMLVAQPGVSAAELRRRVTSPNGTTHAAITALQAAGFEEAIVSAVKAAAKRAKELAV, from the coding sequence ATGACCTTTGAACTTGGAATTATCGGCGCCGGAAACATGGCCGAGGCGATCGCCGCGGGCGTGCTAAGTGCTGGGGTGCTGCATGGAGAACAGATCATCGCGTCGAACCACAACGCCGACCGGCTCGGCGAGTTCGCCAAGCGGCTCGGGGGCCTCGCGACGACAAGCGACAACCGGCAGGTGGCGGCGCAGTCGCGCGTCGTGCTGCTTTGTGTGAAGCCTGCCAAACTGGGTGAAGTGTTGCGCGAGATCGCGCCGGCGGCGCACCACGATGCGATCTACGTCTCGGTAGCCGCGGGCATCACCACGCGGTTCATCGAATCGCAGTTGGGAGCAGCCGCCAACTGGCGGGCCATTCGCACGATGCCCAACACACCGATGGCCGTCGGTGAGGGAGCCGTCGGGCTGGCCCGCGGGGCGTTTGCGACGGACGCCGATGTGCTGGCCACCCGGCGATTGCTGGAATCGTGTGCGGACGTGATCGAGGTGCCCGAGGACAAGATCGACGCCGTCACGGCCGTCAGTGGGTCGGGGCCGGCGTACTTCTTCTTCATGGTCGAACAGATGACCCGGGCGGGCGTCGAGCTTGGCCTGACCGAGCCGCAGGCCCGCTCGCTGGCGGCCAAGACGGCGCTGGGCGCGGGCAAGATGCTCGTTGCGCAGCCCGGCGTCTCCGCGGCCGAGCTGCGTCGACGCGTGACGAGCCCGAACGGCACGACGCATGCGGCCATCACGGCACTGCAGGCCGCTGGGTTCGAGGAAGCAATTGTTAGCGCCGTGAAAGCGGCTGCGAAGCGCGCGAAAGAACTTGCAGTCTGA